Proteins found in one Mucilaginibacter gracilis genomic segment:
- a CDS encoding GNAT family N-acetyltransferase: protein MAVKIENTKYQDIPAVFALYDDAIKYQKEVGNNVWLGFEEELVKKEIDENRHYIILLEERIAGAFVVTFRDELIWKFSQDEPAIYLHRIATAQYARGNDLLKHIINWAKNYVANNQLSFIRMDTGSGNERLINYYIRCGFSVKNTSTTVNYTPDLPAHYKDGVFTLLQMPVEGAPSIN from the coding sequence ATGGCAGTTAAAATTGAAAATACCAAATATCAAGATATTCCAGCTGTGTTCGCTCTTTATGATGACGCCATTAAATACCAAAAAGAAGTCGGAAATAATGTTTGGCTCGGTTTCGAAGAAGAACTTGTAAAAAAAGAAATAGATGAAAACCGCCATTATATTATTCTTCTGGAGGAAAGGATTGCAGGGGCATTTGTTGTTACTTTCCGTGATGAGCTGATCTGGAAATTTTCGCAGGATGAACCCGCAATTTACCTTCATCGTATTGCAACCGCCCAATACGCCCGGGGCAACGACCTGCTGAAACATATTATTAATTGGGCTAAGAATTATGTCGCAAACAATCAGCTATCATTTATTCGAATGGACACAGGCAGCGGCAATGAACGCTTAATAAATTATTACATTCGCTGCGGGTTTTCCGTGAAAAATACTAGTACTACAGTAAATTACACCCCTGATCTTCCAGCTCATTATAAGGACGGGGTATTTACCCTATTGCAGATGCCAGTAGAAGGCGCCCCCTCAATTAATTAG
- a CDS encoding LysR family transcriptional regulator substrate-binding protein — MEHVSGQLYRKQYQGYSAGEQLIGAAASLLQANDEFVNLLSSINGLNNKTILQIGSGASHSKIVMNRLLASLTASFPGLEYDVITNNSAEIIKSIEEGQLDCGIVSATVPESIDRQLIYQDKISLYAYHRHPLALNVVSF, encoded by the coding sequence ATGGAACATGTGTCTGGTCAACTCTACCGGAAACAGTATCAAGGTTACTCCGCAGGGGAACAATTGATTGGTGCCGCAGCAAGTTTGCTGCAGGCCAATGATGAATTTGTCAACTTGTTATCATCAATAAACGGACTTAACAACAAAACTATTTTACAAATTGGCTCAGGGGCATCGCATTCAAAGATTGTCATGAACAGGTTGCTGGCTTCCCTAACAGCAAGTTTTCCTGGCCTGGAATATGATGTGATCACCAACAACTCTGCTGAGATAATAAAATCAATTGAAGAAGGCCAACTGGACTGCGGGATCGTTTCAGCGACAGTCCCGGAATCTATAGACAGGCAATTGATTTACCAGGACAAGATTTCGCTATATGCTTATCACAGGCATCCTCTCGCATTGAATGTGGTTTCTTTTTAG
- a CDS encoding helix-turn-helix domain-containing protein, whose amino-acid sequence MNAKIINLFKIKVLSEVCKTNSYLTASKNLYITPSAVSKIIKGLETEWNMCLVNSTGNSIKVTPQGNN is encoded by the coding sequence ATGAATGCTAAAATTATAAATTTATTTAAGATCAAAGTACTATCAGAGGTTTGTAAAACAAACAGCTATTTGACAGCATCAAAGAATCTGTACATAACACCTTCAGCGGTTAGCAAGATCATCAAAGGTTTGGAAACGGAATGGAACATGTGTCTGGTCAACTCTACCGGAAACAGTATCAAGGTTACTCCGCAGGGGAACAATTGA
- a CDS encoding MarR family winged helix-turn-helix transcriptional regulator produces the protein MINRLSRLWMFFTMTEMKPMGLTSFDEFLFLLTVQKTEPIRKKDLIYMHFIEISSGILMIDRMVKKGLLDEKTDELDKRSRLVAITVKGKKVVIDGHKALDTVYSDLYGDMPESAMLVCLEQLGPLLDSTAKKWNNLKKFKPIVKDV, from the coding sequence GTGATTAACCGTCTTTCGCGTCTATGGATGTTCTTTACCATGACCGAAATGAAACCGATGGGGTTGACAAGTTTCGATGAATTCCTGTTCCTGTTAACAGTGCAAAAAACAGAACCCATTCGAAAAAAGGATTTGATCTATATGCATTTTATAGAAATATCTTCGGGCATTTTAATGATAGACCGGATGGTAAAAAAGGGTTTACTGGATGAAAAGACGGATGAACTGGACAAAAGATCTCGCCTGGTGGCGATAACTGTAAAAGGCAAGAAAGTAGTGATAGATGGCCATAAGGCCCTGGATACGGTATACAGTGATCTTTATGGTGACATGCCGGAAAGTGCAATGCTGGTTTGTCTGGAACAACTTGGCCCCCTGCTGGATAGCACTGCAAAAAAATGGAATAACCTAAAGAAGTTCAAACCTATAGTCAAAGATGTTTAA